The DNA window TCATTGAAAATCGAAGTCAAGAAAAAAATTGATGTCACTCTTGATGGCACCCCCGCGGGGACGCGGGAAAAACTCCCGGGGTTGTCTCAGATCATGCCGTTCTTCGTCAAGAAGAAAAGCGCAAGACCGGTAAACGCATCTTGAAATCCGTGCGCCATCATCCCCGGACGCAAACTCTTTCGCAGGTAGACGAGAATTCCGAAGAGCGCGCCGTAGACTCCAATCACGATCATCATGCGATTACCTTGGTAACCGTGACCGAGTCCGAAGACCATGGCGGAGAGCACAATGCCGGCCCAAACGCTCTTGCCCAGGGCAGCGAACTGGCGCTGCAGGTAGCCGCGAAAAATAATTTCTTCAAACAGTCCGGCGCCCACGGCCAGCAACAGAAAGAAGCCCGCCTCGCGGTAGGTCCTGGGAATCAAAGGGGCCAGGATTTTTTTGGTTTCCGCTGCTTGATGAGTCATGTTGTGAAGGTCAAGCGTGCCCAAAGCCACACGAAGGCCGAACAGAATTCCGGTGGCCACCACCCAGAAACACGCGGCGATTACCACGTCCAGGAGGAAGTCTTCAACCGTGTCCCATCGTCCGCCGATGAGATCGCGCATGGTGATGCCGCGGCGGGAAATCCCCACCCAGATCAGCAGCACCACCACCAGCTCAAAAAGGAATGTGGAACCGTAAACCAGAAAGCGCGCATAGGGGCCAGTGATACTGGCTTTGCCTCCCGAAGATCCCAGGAATGAGAAGATAAGCAGGATTGCCACCACGATCACCAGGTGCCACCAAGGCGCGATCCATGGGTTTTGTTCTGGAGCCGCCGGCGCTTCCGGCGACAGTGGTGTTCCCGATAGCAAGGGAGGCGGTTCGACAGGCTGATTAGCTGCGGGAGGGAAGCCCCCGTTCTGGGGCGAATCATTTTCCATAAAAGTTTGGGTGCGCTATGGCGCTGGGCCTCATCTTATAATGAAAGGTTTGGATTCGCATAAGGAGACGTTTATGGAAGACGTGGTCATTATCAGCGGCGTGCGCACGGGCATCGCCAAGTTCCAGGGAGCGCTGGAAGGATTTTCCGCTCCGCAACTCGGCGCGATCGCGGTGCGCGAGGCGGTCACGCGGTCCAACGTCGCGCCGGAGAAAATTGACGAATGCATCATGGGCCTGGTGGTGTCTGCCGGGCTGGGACAAAACCCGGCGCGTCAGGCGGCGCTGAACGGCGGGTTGCCCAACACCGTGGGCGCCATGACCATCAACAAAGTTTGCGGCTCCAGCCTGAAAGCCGTGGCGCTGGCCACGCAAGCCATCCAGACCGGCAATGCGGAGATCGTGGTCGCCGGCGGCATGGAGTCCATGACCAACGCGCCGTACCTGCTGCCGCAGGCGCGCAAGGGCTATCGCCTGGGAAATTCGCAGATCATTGACTCGGTGGTGAATGACGGCCTGTGGGACATCTACAACAACTACCACATGGGACTGACCGGCGAGAACGTCGCGGTGAAGTATGGCGTCACGCGCGAACAGCAGGACGAGTTCGCCGTGAATTCGCACCGCAAGGCCATACAGGCCTGGAACGAGTGCCGCTTCAAGAGCCAGATTGTCCCAGTGGAACTGCCGGCGAAGAAAAAAGGCGAAGCGTCTACGATGTTCGACAAAGACGAAGGCCCGCGCGCTGACACAACAGCGCAGGCGCTGGGCAACCTGAAGCCGGTGTTCAAGAAGGACGGCACCGTGACGGCGGGCAACGCGTCCACCATGAATGATGGCGCGGCCGCGGTGGTGGTGACGTCGGCGACAAAAGCCAAGCAACTGGGCGCCGAACCCATGGTGCATGTGGTGGCACAAGCCACCAGCGGGACGGCCCCGGAATGGGTGATGATGGCCCCGGTGGATGGCATCAGAAAAATCTGGGCCAAGACCGGATGGAAGCCCGACGACGTTGATCTCTACGAAATCAACGAAGCTTTCGCCGTGCAATCTGTGGCGGTGATCAAGGAACTCGGTTTGAATCCCGACAAAGTCAATGTGAATGGCGGCGCCGTAGCGCTGGGACATCCCATTGGCGCCAGCGGGTGCCGCGTGCTGGTTACGCTGATGTATGAATTGATCCGCCGCAACGGCAAGCGTGGCATCGCCGCGCTGTGTCTGGGCGGAGGCAACTCGGTGGCGATGGCGGTGGAGCGGCGGTAAGGCCAGCCGTGAGCCGGCAGCACTTAGCCCTTAGCCAAAAGCAAGCCGCGAATCAACGCGAACAAACGCGAATCTGAGGCTTGAATGTTGATTCGTGTTGGGGCAATGGCGTTCTTTTCGGCGAACGGCTAACACCAAGCATTTCTGTAAGTCGTCGCGCAACTGAGACGATAGCGATCCCTCGCCCCGCTCGGGATTTCAGAAGAAGGCCGCACTGCGTACGGAAGCCAGAACGAAACGATCCCTCATCCCCCACTCTCATCCACCAGCAAGCGATGCAGCCGGCGATACAAGGTCTGCACGCTCTCATACAACTGGGAAATGCCCATGGTGTACTGGTTGATGCTGGTGGAATCAATGTCCGCGGTAACGTTGTGGGCCAGTTTGCTGAGCATCTGCATGCGTTCGGCTTCCAACTGGGGCAGAACTTCAAACGGGTCGCCGCCCGTCGAACTGAGGTCCACATATTGCTGGACGGTCCAAGCGGTTTGCCGGACGTGCCCGATAGCGTCATGAAGCTGGGCAATCAGCCGCGGATCCAGGCGGTCTCTCACCAGGGTCTGTTCCAGGTTGTCCAGTTCGTTCAGGGCGCTGGTGATTTTCTGGGACATGGCGCCGGTCATGGGCGACGATGCCGGCCGCGGCGTGTTCACCTGCGCGGTGCGGATGGGACGCGTGGTCAGCGGAGCAGGTTTACGCATGGGATCTTCCGCCACCACCCGGCGCATTTCTTCCGGACGCATCTCCTGCGTTCCCGCCAGCGAACCCACCAGGAAGTCCAGCTTCTGCTGGTCTTCGGCCGCCAGGTGTACGAACTCCAGTCCCAGGCCCACCGCATGGTTGGACGTTTTCACGTGCGCGCGGCCGCGGATGTTGACATTCCCCACGCGGATTAGAAACACCACGTCACTGCCCGCCGGAAAGGTAGCCGAGCTTTCCACGTAGCAGCCTTCCAGGCTGATGTCGCTGAGGTTCCCGAAAATCGGCGGCGCGCCTTCCTGTCGGCGCAGTTCCACGCCTCCGGTACAGTGGTACCGCGTGGTCTTTCTTCTGCTGGACGGAATGTCTGGCATAGGTCTCCTTTGGACGCGCGGCAGGCTGTCGACACTCCATTCCGTACGATTCGATGGAAACTCGTAATGAACAGCCCCGGCGTTGGTATTCTTCAGCGCGACGGCAAACAATGTCTTGCGCGGGTCCACGCAATGGACCCCGATTTGGCCTGCTTTTGCTGTGTTGTCGCGGCCCACCCAGACCACCTGAAAGCGGGACTTCTCACCCGCGTGCTGGATGGCGATGACTTCTCCCACGTTGACGCAATCAATCCCTGCCAGCCGGGCGCCGCCAAGCGGATTGGCGTTCACCGTGCGCGCCTGTTGCACAAAGGGCTTGCCGTGGCGGTCCATGCCCCAGACTTTTACGTCGAGGTCAACTTCGTACCGTGGTTCGCGACGCCGGCTCATAAGCACCTGGCCCGTGGGAGGGTAGATTTGATGGTACGTTCAATAACTTGCGGATTCAACCGAAACATGTACTTCAGTAACATGAGCGCCATCCTGTAGAATCGCCCACTGGTGCTAAGAACGCCCGGAGATCGCCAGAACCAGAATGCTCTTCAAAACCCAGAGCGCAGCCGTCTACGGAATTGACGCCAACATCATTGAAGTCGAGGTTGACGTCAGTCCCAACCGGCAGACGGAAGACAACTTCCAGACCGTTGGCCTGCCTGACGCCGCCGTCCGCGAAAGCCGGCAGCGGATTCGCGCCGCGCTGCGCAACTGCGGCTTTGACGTTCCTCCCACCACCATCACCATCAACCTGGCCCCGGCGGACATCAAGAAAGAAGGCTCCGGCTTTGACCTGCCCATGGCCATGGGAATCCTGGGCGCGTACGGCGGCCTGATCAAGAAGGAGCTCACCGAATACGTGATGGTGGGCGAACTCTCGCTCGATGGCGGCATCCGCGGCGTGCGCGGCGCGCTGCCCATCGCGATTGCGGCGCGAGCGAAGAAGATCGCCAACCTGATCGTGCCGGAAGTGAACGCCCGCGAAGCTGCCGTGGTCGCCGGCGTGAACGTGTATCCGGTCAAGTCGCTCATTGATGTGGTCAATCTGCTCAACAGCGGCAACGGCGTTTCTCCCATCAAGGTTGATACTCATCAGATGCTGGGCGGCGAGCATTCGTTCGCTGACTTCAAGGAAGTTCGCGGACAATTCACCGCCAAGCGAGCGCTGGAAATCGCCAGCGCCGGCGGGCACAACATTCTCATGATCGGCCCGCCGGGTTCGGGCAAGACCATGCTGGCCAAGCGGCTCCCGGGGATTCTTCCTCCGCTCACGTTTGAAGAAGCCCTGGAGACCACCAAGATCCACAGCGTGGCCGGCGTGCTGGACGCAACTTCCGGCCTGGTCGGCGCGCGGCCCTTCCGCTCTCCCCACCACACCATCTCTGACGCTGGCTTGATCGGCGGCGGCATGGTCCCGCGTCCCGGTGAAGTTTCTCTCGCCCACAACGGCGTCCTCTTTCTCGACGAACTCCCTGAATTTCCCCGCAACGTGCTTGAGGTCATGCGGCAGCCGCTGGAAGACGGCACGGTGACCATCGCCCGCGCCTCCATGTCACTGACGTTTCCCGCTCGCTTCATGCTGGCCGCGGCCATGAACCCGTGTCCCTGCGGCTACCACGGTTCCGGCCAGCGGCAGTGCCAGTGCACGCAGCCCATGATCCAGCGTTACGTCTCCAAAATCTCCGGCCCGCTCATGGACCGCATTGACATCCACATTGACGTCCCCGCGGTGAACTACAAGGAACTGCGCGCGCCGGACAGCAAGAGTGAAAGCTCGGCCCAGATTCGCGAACGGGCCATCCGCGCCCGCGACGTCCAGCTCAACCGCTTTGCCGCCGGTATGGAGCGCATCTACTGCAACGCCCAGATGAGCACCCGCCACATCCGCGCCTACTGCGACCTGGGCACGGACAGCGAACGCATGCTGGAGCGCGCCATGCAACAGCAAGGCCTCAGCGCCCGCGCCCATGACCGCATCCTGAAGGTCGCGCGGACGATCGCCGACATGGACTCCGCCGCGCAGATCGAGAGCAAACACATCGCCGAGGCGATTCAATACAGGACGCTGCACAGGACGTACTGGGCTTGAGGATGGTGGGGTTCCCGCACAATCTTCAATTTTGGCAATTCCGGCGATTTTGGCAATCTTCCATCGCCCTACCCCTCCCCGTTCATCTTGAGCCGGGTTGCGGGCGTGAGCGTAGCGTGAGCCCGCAGGCGAAATCCTGAGCGAGCGGAGCGAGTCGAAGGACCTCTACCCCCATTAGCTTCATCCCCGGAAAATATAGACTTAACTCAACTCATCCCCGGCGATCTCCCACACGAATTGTGGACCGCAGGCGCCCCCGCCTGCGCTTCCTTGCCTTCCGATCAGTGTCATCAGCGTTAACCTGTCCCGGCTTGCCGTGGATCAGCGGTAAGGTTTTGCCTTTCCGATCACCTGCACTCACGGCGAGCACATTTACCACTTGATCAATCACCACCCGGTCACTCCCCATCCCACCCACCCCTTGCATCCGTTGTTGAAAGCAAAAGGTTTATTCCATTCGACCCAACGGTGACCCAACTGTTTACTGATCGGTAAAATTCAGCTCTAACTCATTCATTCTTTGAGCTCTCGGCTTCTTTCGCGGTAAACAAGGGTTTTGTGCTCCTGCCTTTGGCCAATTGCTAAGTGCCAATTGCTAATTGCTAGATTTTCAAAGACCAATCCCCGCCTGCAACCCGCTCCGGGCCACAGACGTCAGCAGATTTCTGCATTTTATGGATAGCGAATTATAAGCGAACGTCATCAAAGAAGCACGCGCGAACTTGGACATTGGCCATCTTCGCGGATTTACAAGACCGGGCGAATCGTAAGACTGGGCGAAACCATAAAAGCCGGGTCTTTGAATAAAGTTCGTCCGCACCACGACGTGTCATTCCGAAGCCGAACCATCATCTCCGCCGGGTTCTTCCGCCGGCTTGGTGGGTGAGGCTGAGGAATCTGCTCTGCTGCCGCCAGTCGCAAACACAAAGATTTTTGACCTGGAATTCAAAGGTGTCACCCGCCTGAGAGACGAAAATTAGGTTGCAAATTTTGTTTGCCTAATACGAAGACCCGGAAGTATGCTATCCAACCAACACCCCCTTAAAACCCAGGTTCTTTGCACCTGAGCAATCTCAGATTCACGACTGCCGCAGCAAAGGACCTCTGATGGATCACTTATGGCCAAGTGCCCGGACTGTTTGGGAAGCGCCGCGTTCTCGCATGATCGAGGCGATGGCAAGTGTTCTGAATGCAATGGCACCGGCGGAGAGCTGAACGTTTTTGAAGCTGGAGTGGAAGCACTCGCCGGACATAGCCAAAGATGCAAAGCATGCCGTGGAAGCAGAATTTGTCAGACGTGCCATGGAGACGGGGTGTCCAGTCGAAGAGGATCCGCAAGCCAACACGCAGATTCCGAAGAAGGGATAGATGAGTTTTGGGGAATATTTGCTCTCAGCGGAGGCGTCCTTGTGTTGCTTTCGCCTTTTCTGTTTGTTGCAGCAGCTTATGTCTTGCCGGTGTGCATGGTCAAGTGGATGATTTTTGGCAGGTACGGCTACGGGCAACCCAAACAGCGGTCTCTTCTCGCTAAGATCGGGGTTCGCATTGGCTTGATATATGTGGGGTTGTTTTCCATCTGCTTAAGCATGTCGGTCCTGGCACTGCTCTTGCAGAGCCTAGAGTCGTATCTGCAGATTCTTTCCCGTGGCCAAGTGTTCAAGTCCAACGATTGGTTTGACCTGGTAGTCCTTACGCCTCTGGCCATTGTTGCGAGTGTCCTCTGGGTGTTCGCCGCCGGAATCATGGGCGCGAAACTGATTGTCTTTGGAAGGTTCTATGCGAAGGAGAGAAGCTGAGGCGCAGCAAGAGTAGTAATCACTATCGGACGGGCTGCCCCGCGCTTCGCCAACACCGGGCGAACGCGTGGATCAGCCGACCAAGAATATGAGCGCCAAAGCCCACCTGATCCTGTTCACAAGCCGCGCCCGCTATTTTAAGGCGAAGCACTGGCGAAAGGTCAATCCACGGTGCTAGACTGGCGTCAGTATGCTCAATCTCGATGAAGCAACCCCGGAGTTTCCTTGCCCGCGATGCAAGTTCCCGAACAGCATTACGGTACGTGAGATTCGCTTTGGACTTACGATCCTGTGTAGGGGCTGCAAATGTAACATCCAACTCGATCCACAGAACGGTGGGTTTAACAAAGCCAAACGCGCTCTTGACGAGTTCCTGCGGTCATTTCCACGAACCATCAAAATAGACTAATTAAGATTTGAGGTGACAGATGTTGCGTGATCTCAGGGTCAAGATCAGAAACCGCCATTCGCGAATTTCGGCGTGTCAGACGCAGGAATTCTTGCCGTTGAGCAAACAGTTCTTTGCGTTTGTCGAGGCGAACCCAATTCTCGAATCCGTCATCAGCGAGTTGGTCGCCCGAAATCCTCAATCTGTGCAAGAGGTAGGTACCGCACCTCGCGGTAGCCAAATTTATGGCGAAACCGCCGAGCAAGCGGCTGCTATTGCCTACACGAAGTGGAAGGCGTATGCCGCGCAAGAAAAAATGCAGGAATTCTACAACCACGTTCATACGTCCGACGGTTTTGAAGCCGGATTGGACAAATACCGCGACTGGTACGTGGAACCACTGTTCGATTATCTGGACGAAGTCTTGGAAGATGCGAACGTTATCCTTCTTACGTTGATACGCTATAAGCACAAGGTTGAGTGGTATCGCCGTGAGGAGTTGCAGAAGTTATTTGAGGCCAATTCATCGCAAGGGGAAAAAGTCCTCGCAAAGAACATGTACGAGTACTTGTTCGATCAGGGCATTCCGTTTCATGTGGAGCCGCAGACAGCGTCAGGTCGACCGGATGTTGTTTCTCTTGAGGATTCAGACCACCCGTTCATTGGAGATTATAAGGTGTTCGATGCCGCAGGACGTGGGGCAACATACATCAAGAAGGGACTGTATCAGGTTCATCAATACTGTTGCGATTATAACGAATCAGTGGGATATCTGATTGTATTCAACGTCTCGAACAAACAGTTGCGTCTTGAGTTGCCGTCCAGTGGTGATGGTGTGCCATGTTTCGAGTACGGCCATAAAACCGTGTTCATAACCGTGGTAGACATCCACGCTCACGAGGTTTCAGCAAGCTGCCGCGGAATCCCGGAGACGGTCACGATCTCCGCCGATGAGTTGATACGTGAAATGAAAGAGCAGGAACAAAAGCAATCCGTTGAGGCGTCGGAATGATGGAGGGTGAGGACCGTACGCGATTTGATATATCGGCTTTTACAAAAGGCGCAACGATCCAGTGCCGACGAGAATGTGGCAGTTCATCAGAAGGCGCGTCGGGAACCCTGTTGTTGGCGAACCCTGGGGAACGCCAAGATGTAGCGAGTACAATCTTGTCCTCGGGAGGTCATCATGAGTTCATCCGCCATTTTCATCGGCATGCACGGCCGGGCGTTCTCTCTGGACCGCATGACCGGCCAGGTCCTGTGGTCCACCAACCTGAAAGGTTCTGACTTCGTGACTCTGCTGCCGGACGGAGACCTGGTCCTGGCTGCCACCCACGGCGAAATTTTCTGCCTGCAAGCCGCCACCGGAAAACTTTTGTGGCACAACGAAATGCCCGGCCAGGGGCTGGGGCTGGTTTCCATCGCCACAGCCAGCGGCGCTTCCAGTCCCGGACCGCAAGCGGAAGAGCTGCTACGCCAAGCGGCAGCCGCGGCCGCGGCAACTTCGGGGTGAGCCGCTGATTTCTGTCGCTTCGCTGTCTTGCACTTTTGTCGCTTCGCTCCAAGTCGCCAACGTGTGCGCAAAACCTGCGGCGAGCATTCCGCGCTTGTTGCAGCCGGCTCGGCGCGCAAGCCGGCCTCGCCGACTAGCGATGTCCTCTTTTCCTTCGTTAGCACTTCCGCGTCCTCTGCGGGCGCTCGATTCAGCCTCGCTTTGCGATTCTGGCCTCCGTTTTCCTCTGCGCCCTCTGCGTCCTTTGCGGTGAAATGGTTTTTCTTAGTCCTTGATAGAATGTTCCCCGACCCAACGAAAGGACTCACCGACCATGTCTTCCCCCCAACTCACGCCCGACCAAGCCAAGTTTCTGCTCGCACTGGCTCTGCCCCAGATCAAGATGGAGCACACCACCACCAAGCGTGTGATTGAAGCCATTCCGCTCGACAAAGGCGACTATCGTCCTGACGCCGTTTCCAAAACCGCGCTGGAGCTGGCCTGGCACATCGTGGCTGCGGAGCAGCGCTTCCTGAGTGGCGTCTGCACCGGGCAGTTTGACTTCACGCCGATCAATCGTGGGCCGGAGATCAACAACTCCGCCAAGATTGCCGCCTGGTCGGATGAGACCTTCAACGCCAACGTGCAGCAGATTGAAAAGTTGAGCGGCGAGCAGCTAACCAAGATGATTGACTTCCGCGGCTTGTTCCAGTTTCCTGCAGTCAGCTATCTCACGCTCTCGCTGAACCATTCCGTGCACCATCGCGGACAGCTTTCCATGTACCTGCGTCCCATGGGCGCCAAGGTGCCGTCCATCTACGGCGAGAGCTATGACGCCACGCAAGACCGTCTGGGCAAGGAAGGGAAAGCGAGCTAGAAGATCGCCGTAATCGCCGGCATCTCGCGCGATCCGCGTCATCCGTGTTGATCAGTGGTCGGGTCGTTGCTTGCCCTGGCTGCCATTCTCGTGTGGCGCCGGCACTCCTGTCGGTGCGCTTTTTGCAGATTCCAGTGATGAACGCATTTCTTGCCTCGCTTGCAATCAGCGTCATCAGCGTTCATCTGCGGCAAGGTTTTGCTTTCCCGATCACGTGCGATGTCGGCGATCACGTGCGATCCCGGCGATCTGCTTACCCCAGCTTCGCCACCTCATACAGGTATTCCACAAAGCTCATCACGGCGCCGTCCATGCCTTGCATCTTCGGATTGGCCGACTCAATCACGTAGTACTCATCCGGCGCGTGGGCGCCGCTGCCGTGGCCCAAGCCGAAGTGTCCGGCGGGAAGTTTCAGCGGCTCGCCGGTAAAGACGTAACCGGGCCACGAGCCGGCATTGCGCGGAAGCATGATGGGCTCCACGCCGCCGCGTTTGTAAACGTTCAACTCCGCGCGGATCACGCCGGCATCGGCTGACGTGCTGTTGGGATCGTAGCCGCCGGTCATGTTGACTTCAATATCGCCAAACCCGTGTTTGGCCAGATGGGCCTTGAGCGCGGCCAACGCTTCGTCGGCTTTCATGTCGGGGACCAAGCGCAGGTCCATCTTGGCGACGGCGCGGTGCGGCAGAATCGTCTTGCCTCCCGGTCCGGTGTAGCCGCCGACCAGGCCCTCAATGTTCACCGTGGGCCGCGACATCAACAGTTCCAGTGACTCCTGGAAGCTCACGTCATGCAGCCAGTGCTCCACGCCCAGAGATTTCTTGGCGCCGGTTTCATTCATTCGCTTCGCGGCGGTGGCGATCATGGCTTTTTCGTCGGCGGAAATCGGGCGGGCTTTGTCGGCGAAGCCTTCAATCGCCGGATCCTGCCCGTCGGCGGTCACCAGCGTGTTCAGCGCTTTGATCAGGTGCCAGGCCGGCGAATCTAGCCGCGCCTTATTGCTGGAGTGGACGTCCGCGCGCGGGCCGCGTCCCCATTTTTCGCCGCTGGAGACCAGTTCCAGTTCGACCACGCCTTTTGCGCCCAGCGTGATGGTGACTTGCCCGTCCGGCGCCTGCGAAGCCGACGGCATAAAAATCCCCATCACTTTTTTCAACGCCGCCTGCACTTCCGGTCGGCGCACCACTTGCGGAAAATGCGGCGACCCAATTTCTTCTTCGCCTTCCGCCACCAGCACCAGGTTCACTGGCAGTTTTTTACCCGCGCCTTTGATGGCATGCAGCGCGGCGATGAATGACGCTTCCGGACCTTTCTG is part of the Terriglobia bacterium genome and encodes:
- a CDS encoding CPBP family intramembrane metalloprotease, whose translation is MLAVGAGLFEEIIFRGYLQRQFAALGKSVWAGIVLSAMVFGLGHGYQGNRMMIVIGVYGALFGILVYLRKSLRPGMMAHGFQDAFTGLALFFLTKNGMI
- a CDS encoding acetyl-CoA C-acetyltransferase, translated to MEDVVIISGVRTGIAKFQGALEGFSAPQLGAIAVREAVTRSNVAPEKIDECIMGLVVSAGLGQNPARQAALNGGLPNTVGAMTINKVCGSSLKAVALATQAIQTGNAEIVVAGGMESMTNAPYLLPQARKGYRLGNSQIIDSVVNDGLWDIYNNYHMGLTGENVAVKYGVTREQQDEFAVNSHRKAIQAWNECRFKSQIVPVELPAKKKGEASTMFDKDEGPRADTTAQALGNLKPVFKKDGTVTAGNASTMNDGAAAVVVTSATKAKQLGAEPMVHVVAQATSGTAPEWVMMAPVDGIRKIWAKTGWKPDDVDLYEINEAFAVQSVAVIKELGLNPDKVNVNGGAVALGHPIGASGCRVLVTLMYELIRRNGKRGIAALCLGGGNSVAMAVERR
- a CDS encoding PilZ domain-containing protein, with the translated sequence MSRRREPRYEVDLDVKVWGMDRHGKPFVQQARTVNANPLGGARLAGIDCVNVGEVIAIQHAGEKSRFQVVWVGRDNTAKAGQIGVHCVDPRKTLFAVALKNTNAGAVHYEFPSNRTEWSVDSLPRVQRRPMPDIPSSRRKTTRYHCTGGVELRRQEGAPPIFGNLSDISLEGCYVESSATFPAGSDVVFLIRVGNVNIRGRAHVKTSNHAVGLGLEFVHLAAEDQQKLDFLVGSLAGTQEMRPEEMRRVVAEDPMRKPAPLTTRPIRTAQVNTPRPASSPMTGAMSQKITSALNELDNLEQTLVRDRLDPRLIAQLHDAIGHVRQTAWTVQQYVDLSSTGGDPFEVLPQLEAERMQMLSKLAHNVTADIDSTSINQYTMGISQLYESVQTLYRRLHRLLVDESGG
- a CDS encoding YifB family Mg chelatase-like AAA ATPase, translated to MLFKTQSAAVYGIDANIIEVEVDVSPNRQTEDNFQTVGLPDAAVRESRQRIRAALRNCGFDVPPTTITINLAPADIKKEGSGFDLPMAMGILGAYGGLIKKELTEYVMVGELSLDGGIRGVRGALPIAIAARAKKIANLIVPEVNAREAAVVAGVNVYPVKSLIDVVNLLNSGNGVSPIKVDTHQMLGGEHSFADFKEVRGQFTAKRALEIASAGGHNILMIGPPGSGKTMLAKRLPGILPPLTFEEALETTKIHSVAGVLDATSGLVGARPFRSPHHTISDAGLIGGGMVPRPGEVSLAHNGVLFLDELPEFPRNVLEVMRQPLEDGTVTIARASMSLTFPARFMLAAAMNPCPCGYHGSGQRQCQCTQPMIQRYVSKISGPLMDRIDIHIDVPAVNYKELRAPDSKSESSAQIRERAIRARDVQLNRFAAGMERIYCNAQMSTRHIRAYCDLGTDSERMLERAMQQQGLSARAHDRILKVARTIADMDSAAQIESKHIAEAIQYRTLHRTYWA
- a CDS encoding PQQ-binding-like beta-propeller repeat protein, translated to MSSSAIFIGMHGRAFSLDRMTGQVLWSTNLKGSDFVTLLPDGDLVLAATHGEIFCLQAATGKLLWHNEMPGQGLGLVSIATASGASSPGPQAEELLRQAAAAAAATSG
- a CDS encoding DinB family protein yields the protein MSSPQLTPDQAKFLLALALPQIKMEHTTTKRVIEAIPLDKGDYRPDAVSKTALELAWHIVAAEQRFLSGVCTGQFDFTPINRGPEINNSAKIAAWSDETFNANVQQIEKLSGEQLTKMIDFRGLFQFPAVSYLTLSLNHSVHHRGQLSMYLRPMGAKVPSIYGESYDATQDRLGKEGKAS
- a CDS encoding M20/M25/M40 family metallo-hydrolase, whose amino-acid sequence is MPTDQQDNSTLRKPVARRKFLAGAAAGAATLALPRWATAENSFASAFTLMPDDDLAAIRAEIAKRHDEALQRLQTWIKQPSIAAENRGMSEGCELTMQMFRDAGFQQVSKVPTDGQPGIFATLDAGAPKTLGLYFMYDVKQVDPSEWTSPPWEARLVDKPGFGKVIVGRGAVNQKGPEASFIAALHAIKGAGKKLPVNLVLVAEGEEEIGSPHFPQVVRRPEVQAALKKVMGIFMPSASQAPDGQVTITLGAKGVVELELVSSGEKWGRGPRADVHSSNKARLDSPAWHLIKALNTLVTADGQDPAIEGFADKARPISADEKAMIATAAKRMNETGAKKSLGVEHWLHDVSFQESLELLMSRPTVNIEGLVGGYTGPGGKTILPHRAVAKMDLRLVPDMKADEALAALKAHLAKHGFGDIEVNMTGGYDPNSTSADAGVIRAELNVYKRGGVEPIMLPRNAGSWPGYVFTGEPLKLPAGHFGLGHGSGAHAPDEYYVIESANPKMQGMDGAVMSFVEYLYEVAKLG